The window CTGCGCGACGCTGGCCAATAACGAGCCGCTCGGTTTTCCTGATCCGCAGAGTCGCCAGGTGGTCGGTTTCGACGTGGACATGTGCGCCGCCGTGGCGCGCAGGCTGGGCGTGCAGATGGAGCAGAAGAGCGTGACAGTGGAAGGACGCTTGCCGGCCCTCATCGAGGGCCAGGCCGACCTGGTCTCGGCAGCGCTGGGCTATACCCGCGAGCGTGCGCGCCAGATCGACTTCACCGCCTCGCATTACCAGAATCCGATCAAGCTGATCGTGCAATCCGACTCCGGCCTGAACCTGATCTCAGACCTGGCTGACAAGCGCATCAGCGCCAATCGCAGCTCGACCCCGGAACAGGCAGTGCGCCGTGTGCTGCCCAAGGCCATGCTGCAGACCTTTGCCGATACGCCGCAGGCTTTCCTGGCGCTGGCCCAGGGCCGCGCCGACGGCCTGGCCATTTCCATGCCTTCGGGCATCCGTTTCGTCAATGAATCGGCTGGGCGCTTCAAGTTCGTCGAGGGGGCGCTGTCATGGGAGCCGACCGCGCTGGGCGTGAAGAAGGGCGAGCGCCGGCTGCGCGACGCCGTCAATGCGGCGCTGGCCGCGCTGGAAAAGGACGGGGAAATCGACGCCCTGTGGACCAAGTGGTTTGGTCCCAAGACCAAGTTCAATATTCCCCGCGACAAGAAGCTGACGCCGATTTCGGCGTTTCGCTAGGTGCTCTGGCGGGGGGCGATCATTCCGTGACCAAGGGGCGGGAATACCGTGCGCTTCCTTTGCAGAAATAAATTCGTTCTGTTCTTTTTCTTCCTGGCGTCATTGTCTGGTTGCCGGGATCGCCTGCCAGGAAGCGCAAAGGAAATGACCGCACCTGTTGAAATCCGCGTCAATCAATCGGGCGTGGACCTGGTAAAGAAGTACCCTGATCAGTTCGAAATAACGAAGTATCCGCAAGGGATCCAATTCTATGCCGCTGACTGGGGATCCGTCCCCAATGGAAGCGTAGTGCTTGCCACCAGCGCGCATAATGTCACGCTGCCCTATATCTTGAGTGCGACAGGCAATGACGATCCCAATTTTGCCTCCGAGAACATTATCAACTGGAACATCAATGCCGGCATCACAGAAGCGGACGTGATTGCGCATGACGATGCCAGGAAAAGATTCTTTGGCCTGTTGCAATCACTGCGTAATGCCGGTTGGGTGCGCGCGATCCGCTTGAGCGAACCTCGACTCAAAGGCAAGCAGGCCCTGGACTATCGCCAGAAAGAAAATCCCATCTATAGCCTCGATCCCGACTATGTCTTGTCGCTAGAGCAATGGATGACGCTCGATACCAGGGCTACATGGAGCCTGTACTCCGATCATGCCTACCTGGATGTCAGTATCACCCGTGATCCCAGCAAGACCGACGTGACCAAGCCGGGCGCCTACTTTGTCGAATACGCATTGAAATCGGACAATGAAAAATGGCGTTCCGTGGTTGGCCCCACCAAACGCTTGCACTGGAAGACCGAGTTGCCTGCCGTGCTGCCGCAACTTGCGAAGTCGCGCCAGGCCGCAGAGGAGACGCTGAAGAAAGAGAACATCACGATCGATGAGACCTACCGTGATCCTCCGCTTCCTGATCTCAGTCTTTGATGCGCAGGGCTCGGGACCGAGGTCCCGATGATGCAAAAAGCCTTGGCAGTGAACCGTCCCCCAACAGTTGGATGCCGATTCCAACGTTGGGGTGTTTTTCGTGGGGGGCAGGGCGAGCGGAGCTTGTTGATGCGCCCCAAGCAGGCTTAAGCCAGCGCAGACCGGTTCAAACCGACGGCGCCAGCGCCACGCCATGAGCGTGATGGTGCGCGGCGTGGGCGGCCATCGATAACGCCATGCTGAGATAGTTGTCGCTGCGCCTGCGCTGCTGCGCCTGCTGCTGTTCCAGGACGAACAATTGCTGGTAGAGATTGCGGATCTGCTGCTGCAGCAACTGACGCTGCTGCTTGCCATCCTTGTTGGCGGGGAAGCGCGCCAGCGACTGCGCCTGCTGTTGCAGGATCAGGATGCGATGGCTCAGTTGCGCGATCAGTTCGGCCGGATCGGGATCCAGTGTGTCGGTGCCTGCGGCTGCCGGGACAGCGTCTTGCCTTGCCTGAGCGACGTACATGCGGACTCCAGCCCCTGACGAGGCGCTAGTGAGATGGGATTGCCTGCATGTTTTACGGCAGCCTGGGGCAAAGCTTGAGCCGCAAAAGAAAAAAGGCGGAGCCGCCTTGATGCGGGCTCCGCCTCGCCGTCCAGGTGGGCAGCGGGATTCAGATCACGCCGCGGCGCATCTGGTCCAGTTCGATGGATTCGAAGAGCGCCTTGAAATTGCCTTCGCCGAAGCCGTCATTGCCCTTGCGCTGGATGATCTCGTAGAACACCGGGCCGATCAGGTTCTGGGTAAAGATCTGCAGCAGCAGGCCCTGGCCGGCCGTGGGCGCGCCATCGATCAGGATCTTCAGTTCGCGCAGGGCGTCCAGGTCTTCGCCATGGCCGGGGATGCGGCGTTCGACCAGGTCGTAGTAGGTGGAGATGGTGTCCTGCAGCGGCACGCCACGCTCGCGCAGGGCGCGCACGGTCTGGTAGATGTCGTCAGTGCCCAGGGCGATGTGCTGGATGCCTTCACCGTTGTATTGCTTGATGAATTCTTCGATCTGCGACTTGTCGTCGGCGCTCTCGTTGATGGGAATGCGGATCTTGCCGCACGGGCTGGTCATGGCGCGCGAGCGCAGGCCGGTGACCTTGCCTTCGATGTCGAAATACTTGATCTCGCGGAAATTGAACAGGCGGGTGTAGAACGACGACCAGGTATCCATCGCGCCGCGCATGACGTTGTGGGTCAGGTGATCGATATAGGTCAGGCCCACGCCCTTGGGGTTGCGCTCCACACCGGGGAAGAACTGGAAGTCGACGTCATAGATGGAGCCATTCTCGCCATAGCGGTCCACCAGGTACAGCAGCGAACCGCCGATGCCGCGAATGGCGGGAATATTCAGTTCCATCGGCCCCAGCTTGGCCTCGACGCCTTCCGCGCCCAGTTCCAG is drawn from Herbaspirillum seropedicae and contains these coding sequences:
- a CDS encoding ABC transporter substrate-binding protein, with the translated sequence MKKISQYIKRMGKGSLLVACAALFPGLAQADRLAEIQARGTLVCATLANNEPLGFPDPQSRQVVGFDVDMCAAVARRLGVQMEQKSVTVEGRLPALIEGQADLVSAALGYTRERARQIDFTASHYQNPIKLIVQSDSGLNLISDLADKRISANRSSTPEQAVRRVLPKAMLQTFADTPQAFLALAQGRADGLAISMPSGIRFVNESAGRFKFVEGALSWEPTALGVKKGERRLRDAVNAALAALEKDGEIDALWTKWFGPKTKFNIPRDKKLTPISAFR
- the hppD gene encoding 4-hydroxyphenylpyruvate dioxygenase gives rise to the protein MGHTETNFAPAASGDLFDNPMGTDGFEFVEYTAADPAAIARVLELMGFTAVARHRSKNVTLYRQGQVNFILNGEPGSNAAAFAQVHGASVNAMAFRVKDAAQVYKRALELGAEGVEAKLGPMELNIPAIRGIGGSLLYLVDRYGENGSIYDVDFQFFPGVERNPKGVGLTYIDHLTHNVMRGAMDTWSSFYTRLFNFREIKYFDIEGKVTGLRSRAMTSPCGKIRIPINESADDKSQIEEFIKQYNGEGIQHIALGTDDIYQTVRALRERGVPLQDTISTYYDLVERRIPGHGEDLDALRELKILIDGAPTAGQGLLLQIFTQNLIGPVFYEIIQRKGNDGFGEGNFKALFESIELDQMRRGVI
- a CDS encoding FlxA-like family protein: MYVAQARQDAVPAAAGTDTLDPDPAELIAQLSHRILILQQQAQSLARFPANKDGKQQRQLLQQQIRNLYQQLFVLEQQQAQQRRRSDNYLSMALSMAAHAAHHHAHGVALAPSV